One Colius striatus isolate bColStr4 chromosome 8, bColStr4.1.hap1, whole genome shotgun sequence genomic region harbors:
- the SRGN gene encoding serglycin, producing the protein MPAKMQLLIRCNGRIFLALCLILFVGYTAQGAPLQKARYKRVRCRPEAWSANCIEETGPWFHMPTGGANRILPPMADPSLMKRYQELSNWFPLSDESGSGSNAVLEEDPASGSGLGDSDSFSEQKLSVWAGPQGSQLEQKLTEEDLLL; encoded by the exons ATGCCGGCCAAAATGCAACTTCTTATCAGATGTAACGGGAGGATTTTCCTGGCTCTTTGTTTAATCCTCTTTGTGGGATACACAGCACAAG GTGCTCCGCTGCAGAAGGCAAGGTACAAGAGAGTAAGGTGCCGACCTGAGGCCTGGTCTGCTAACTGCATCGAAGAGACGGGGCCCTGGTTTCACATGCCCACGGGCGGAGCCAACAGGATCCTTCCTCCCATGGCAGACCCATCCCT GATGAAGCGATACCAGGAACTGAGCAACTGGTTCCCTCTCTCGGACGAGTCTGGCTCTGGGTCCAACGCTGTGCTGGAAGAGGATCCAGCCTCTGGGTCAGGGCTCGGTGACAGTGACAGCTTCTCTGAGCAGAAGCTGTCTGTCTGGGCGGGCCCACAAGGCAGCCAGCTGGAGCAAAAACTAACGGAGGAGGATTTGCTCCTGTGA
- the VPS26A gene encoding vacuolar protein sorting-associated protein 26A isoform X1 has translation MSFLGGIFGSVCEIDVILNDAETRKTAEIKTEDGKVEKHFLFYDGESVSGKMNVSFKQRGKRLEHQGIRIEFVGQIELFNDKSNTHEFVNLVKELALPGELTQNRSYDFEFMQVEKPYESYIGANVRLRYFLKVTIVRRLSDLVKEYDLIVHQLATYPDVNNSIKMEVGIEDCLHIEFEYNKSKYHLKDVIVGKIYFLLVRIKIQHMELQLIKKEITGIGPSTTTETETIAKYEIMDGAPVKGESIPIRLFLAGYDPTPTMRDVNKKFSVRYFLNLVLVDEEDRRYFKQQEIILWRKAPEKLRKQRTNFHQRFESPESQASAEQPEM, from the exons ATG AGTTTTCTTGGAGGCATTTTTGGTTCCGTTTGTGAGATTGATGTTATTCTTAATGATGCCGAAACAcgaaaaacagcagaaatcaaaacagaagatgGTAAAGtagaaaagcattttctcttCTATGATGGAGAATCTGTTTCCGGAAag ATGAACGTCTCCTTTAAGCAGCGTGGGAAGAGACTAGAGCACCAAGGAATTAGAATTGAATTTGTAGGACAAATTG AACTCTTCAATGACAAAAGCAATACCCATGAATTTGTAAACTTGGTGAAAGAACTGGCCTTACCTGGAGAACTGACCCAAAACAGAAGCTATGACTTTGAATTCATGCAGGTTGAGAAGCCATACGAATCCTACATTGGTGCCAATGTCAGACTGAG atattTTCTAAAAGTGACAATAGTGAGACGGCTATCAGACTTGGTGAAAGAATATGATCTGATTGTTCACCAGCTTGCTACGTACCCAGATGTTAACAACTCCATTAAAATGGAAGTGGGCATTGAAGACTGTCTTCATATAGAATTTGAGTACAATAAATCAAA GTATCACTTAAAGGATGTGATTGTTGGaaaaatttatttcctcttaGTGAGAATAAAAATTCAGCACATGGAGTTGCAGCTGATCAAAAAGGAGATTACTGGAATTG GACCCAGTACCACAACAGAAACTGAAACCATTGCAAAGTATGAAATAATGGATGGTGCACCAGTTAAAG gtgAATCAATTCCTATAAGACTGTTCTTAGCAGGCTATGACCCAACTCCAACAATGAGGGATGTGAACAAAAAGTTTTCAGTGAGGTACTTCTTAAATCTAGTGCTTGTGGATGAAGAAGACAGACGATACTTCAAACAGCAG GAAATAATTTTATGGAGAAAAGCTCCTGAGAAGCTGAGGAAACAACGAACAAACTTTCACCAGCGTTTTGAATCTCCAGAATCACAAGCATCTGCTGAGCAACCAGAAATGTGA
- the VPS26A gene encoding vacuolar protein sorting-associated protein 26A isoform X2 — MNVSFKQRGKRLEHQGIRIEFVGQIELFNDKSNTHEFVNLVKELALPGELTQNRSYDFEFMQVEKPYESYIGANVRLRYFLKVTIVRRLSDLVKEYDLIVHQLATYPDVNNSIKMEVGIEDCLHIEFEYNKSKYHLKDVIVGKIYFLLVRIKIQHMELQLIKKEITGIGPSTTTETETIAKYEIMDGAPVKGESIPIRLFLAGYDPTPTMRDVNKKFSVRYFLNLVLVDEEDRRYFKQQEIILWRKAPEKLRKQRTNFHQRFESPESQASAEQPEM; from the exons ATGAACGTCTCCTTTAAGCAGCGTGGGAAGAGACTAGAGCACCAAGGAATTAGAATTGAATTTGTAGGACAAATTG AACTCTTCAATGACAAAAGCAATACCCATGAATTTGTAAACTTGGTGAAAGAACTGGCCTTACCTGGAGAACTGACCCAAAACAGAAGCTATGACTTTGAATTCATGCAGGTTGAGAAGCCATACGAATCCTACATTGGTGCCAATGTCAGACTGAG atattTTCTAAAAGTGACAATAGTGAGACGGCTATCAGACTTGGTGAAAGAATATGATCTGATTGTTCACCAGCTTGCTACGTACCCAGATGTTAACAACTCCATTAAAATGGAAGTGGGCATTGAAGACTGTCTTCATATAGAATTTGAGTACAATAAATCAAA GTATCACTTAAAGGATGTGATTGTTGGaaaaatttatttcctcttaGTGAGAATAAAAATTCAGCACATGGAGTTGCAGCTGATCAAAAAGGAGATTACTGGAATTG GACCCAGTACCACAACAGAAACTGAAACCATTGCAAAGTATGAAATAATGGATGGTGCACCAGTTAAAG gtgAATCAATTCCTATAAGACTGTTCTTAGCAGGCTATGACCCAACTCCAACAATGAGGGATGTGAACAAAAAGTTTTCAGTGAGGTACTTCTTAAATCTAGTGCTTGTGGATGAAGAAGACAGACGATACTTCAAACAGCAG GAAATAATTTTATGGAGAAAAGCTCCTGAGAAGCTGAGGAAACAACGAACAAACTTTCACCAGCGTTTTGAATCTCCAGAATCACAAGCATCTGCTGAGCAACCAGAAATGTGA